The region CTGATTTGGCAGGAGCTATGGACTTGGTGTAAAAACTCGCTCTTGCAAATCTGTCAGATGCACTATAGGTTCCAGGGAGCATCTGTGTTCCATCGATTTTAGCCCAATAAGATGCTATGGCTAATTGCTTATCATAAATAGGTGAGTTTGTCATAGTTTTATATTTTTTTGAGTGATGAATGACTATCTCTCCTTTTATAAACTCAACAACAGCAGAGTCTCCACTAGCATCAGAGATAGCTAGATGCAAGCTTGCTTTTTCTCCACCTGGTAAATCTGGAGCTACTACTTGCAAAAATGGTGCTTTTTTTAGTGAAACTACAGCCTCAGCTACGGTTGCAAAATTATCTAAAACATATTGAGTTAAAGCACCTATAGATATAGTTTGATTTTTTGATTTGCCATAGTCTGACTCAACTAGATAGAGTAAATTTGCTACTAAACCCATCTCATTCATCCCATCATCAGTTGCTGCATCGTAGCCAGAAGTAACTATACTTCCATATTTTGAAGTCCACTTTATTGAGTTGGCATCTATTCCTCCATCTCTTTTTATACCCTTTGGAAAAACCCAAAGTGCAGTTGGAATATCTTCTTTCCAGTCCATACTCCTAGCAGTTATGAACCTTGCATCTGCTCCCTCATATATAACACGAGTACAAGCCTGCGCATCGCTTATAAATGCTTGCATCGTAATCAGCGAAGCTACTAGAACTATCTTTATATTTTTCATAATCTATCTCCTAAAATTTAAATAACAAAAAAAAGATTCAAGTTATTGTAAAAATTATACCGATACTTTTAAAAATTTTTCTAAAAATCATAAAATTAAAGAATCCTTTTGCGTGTTTTCAAGTAAATTTAGATTAATAGCATTATGATATAATCTCTCTTTATTTTTAAACCCTATTCAAAGGTAAATTAATGGTATTGCTAAGTGGGCCTTGCGTCATTGAGAGTGAAGAAAATATATTTAAAATTGCTAAAGCTTTAGAGTCTTACCATCAAGATGAGTCTGTAGATTTTTACTTTAAAGCTAGCTTTGATAAAGCAAACAGAACATCTTTAGAGAGTTTTCGTGGACTTGGCATGGAGGAGGGTTTAAGAATCCTTCAAAAAGTCAAAGATGATTTTGGTTATAAAATCGTAACAGACGTTCATGAATCAATCCAAGTTCCAACTGTTGCAGAAGTAGTAGATATGCTTCAAATCCCCGCTTTTTTATGTCGTCAAACAGATTTACTTGTAGCTTGTGCAAAGACAGATGCTAAGATTAATATTAAAAAAGGACAATTTTTAAGTGGAGATGCTATGGTTTATCCAGTTCTTAAAGTT is a window of uncultured Sulfurimonas sp. DNA encoding:
- a CDS encoding linear amide C-N hydrolase, translating into MKNIKIVLVASLITMQAFISDAQACTRVIYEGADARFITARSMDWKEDIPTALWVFPKGIKRDGGIDANSIKWTSKYGSIVTSGYDAATDDGMNEMGLVANLLYLVESDYGKSKNQTISIGALTQYVLDNFATVAEAVVSLKKAPFLQVVAPDLPGGEKASLHLAISDASGDSAVVEFIKGEIVIHHSKKYKTMTNSPIYDKQLAIASYWAKIDGTQMLPGTYSASDRFARASFYTKSIAPAKSEREAVSTAFSIIRNASVPMGIKVENKPNIASTLWRTVSDQKRLRYYFDSATSPSVFWVDISKLDLKKGAKVKKLDLKNYPSYSGETSTHFKDAKPFKWMK
- the kdsA gene encoding 3-deoxy-8-phosphooctulonate synthase codes for the protein MVLLSGPCVIESEENIFKIAKALESYHQDESVDFYFKASFDKANRTSLESFRGLGMEEGLRILQKVKDDFGYKIVTDVHESIQVPTVAEVVDMLQIPAFLCRQTDLLVACAKTDAKINIKKGQFLSGDAMVYPVLKVLQTRGCKEATYENSLKHGVYLCERGNSFGYGNMVVDMRNLVTMREFAPVIFDATHSVQMPTAVGGKTGGDSSMVPYLASGAAAVGVDGFFMETHFDPSVALSDGPNMIKLDELDALITKIKKIREI